The genomic DNA tcacaagtagTCCTTTTTCTTGAGTCATGTAGATCGTGCTTTCTCCCTGTCCCTGTAACAAGCAAGCTACCAAGCTGATCTGCTCATTACTTATTGCAATGTCACACATTCACAATAGACATCAGTGTGCACACTGCACACACACATCTACTGACAATCGATTAGCTTGCAGCCACGCCAGTGAATCCTGAAGAATCAGATCCGGCGACAACACGATGAACGCCTGCAGCGGTACGAGGAGCAGGGTTGACGACCCTGCAGTTGCGCCTGATCTCTCCCTGCGTTCCAGTCAGCACCCCAATCTGCCCCATCTTGAGCATGGACCTGGCGAACTTGGCCTTCCACGTGGCCTCGCTGCGCACGAAGGAGTCGACCAGCGCCTTCATCGTCGCGTTGGTCAGCAGCGCCGCGTCCGATATGAAGAGGCCCAGGTTGTTGGTCAGGCCGACGTAGTACTTGTTGTCGAGCTTGTCCGGCGTGATGAGGTCCAtgagcgtcgtcgtcgtcgggaaGAACTGGCTGCTGTTCGATGGGCAGATGCTCTTGAGCAGAAACGCGTAGGCCTTGCTCAGTGCCGGATCAATCTGTGTACCCGCCTCACAGCAATGGTAATTTGGTGAATGGGTAAGAACGTCTTCACTTCATGCATGTGGTAAGTGGGTATGCTTACCTTTTCAGGCGAGCTGAAGTTGTACAGGCGGTCGGCAGGATTGTCGGGGACGCCGGCGAAGCTGCTGCAGTGGGAGACGCCGATGGTGTGGGCGCCGGAGAGGACGACGAGGTCCTCGACGGTGAGGTTCTTGGAGGCGAAGCTGTCGGCGAGCTGGGTGGCGTTGAAGAAGGGCGGGGGCAGGTCGTTGAGCGCGTCCGTGTCGCGGGATATCCGGCCGTCACGGCGCCCGGCCGGCAGCTGGTAGCCGAGGCCGCCGGAGAGCACGACGCTGTCCCGGGCCGCGAaggcgaggatgtcggcgcaggagaccaCACCGGGGCACTGCGCCTCGACGGCCGCCTTGGCGCGGTCGATCACGTCGAAGAACCGGAGGCTGGGGTTGTTGGGCGGCGCGTCCTTCTCCGCCGTGTTGTTCGGGTTCGTCGTCGAGTCGATCAGCACCGAGCCGTCGCAGCCCTGCAAAGGAGGTTTAAGCGTCGGTGCCGTCACTCTCAGGTGAAATCCTTTACTTCCTCACGACCTCACAATAATAGTGACAAGCTTTGTGACATAGAAATGGTATCTAGAACTGTTATGCAAAATATATACTTCCATTTCATCATATTTTTCAGAACTTTTCTTATGTGCATGTGCTTACTCTGACGAAGCAGTCATGGAAGTGCAAGCGGATCAGCGCCGGAGCGACGCCGGAGTTGTTTCTGAACGCGTCGGCGACGGTCTGCTGCACGATGGTCTCGGCGGCGGGGCACATCCTGTCGTAGAAGCCGAAGTCGAGGCAGGCGGCGGCCGAGAGGAGCCCCGCCAGGAGCGTTGCGAAGCGTAGGTAGCAGCGCTTCCTCGTCATGGCTGTATGTGTATAGCGAGCTCGTTCTTCTCCTCCTGGACTCTGATCATGATCGGGTGTGGCACGGGGTGGTTTTATAGGATGTTAGGATGCTTTGCCGGCCTGTAGGAAACGGAGGGGCAGTTCGGTCACGGTGGAAGACACAACGATACTTAGTGTGGTGTAAAAACTTCTGCAAGTCGTTGGATCAAGAAACAGTACTCTGAACATTCGTCAAAAATAGGTGAGTTCTCTCTGCGGTATGTTAATTAAGTTGCTTTTTCTTCGGTAGATCAACATTATCGTCCACTGGATTAATATTTAATGAAGCAATTTGGCATATTCAAATCCAACTGTATTTTCTAATCAAACAAGTATGTGAATCCCATGCTCTCGTAGTTGTTGGTTATCCTCTCGGTTTGAGGTCCTAGTTTTACATCTCTATCATCTATTTTGGTGGATGAGCTTAACTAGCATATAAAACTTGCGCAGGTAGACAATGGATTATAGATCTGACCCTTGTTCTGATAGTGAAAGTCAAAGGGGAGCCATCACATGAGCTCACCTCCGCCCGCCAGAGAGGTATGGAAGAAGGGGTAACGGtggaagagaaaaaaattcGGGTGTGGGAATTGGCTTGATAACTTTTTTAGCAAGTCAATTTATTGTTTATTGGAACTAACTTGCCTAggaccctttggtagggcttctcaaccGGCTTCACCACCGGCTTCTTGAGAAGCCCTAGGCGATAAACGAAATGGCTTCGTACCCGAAGCCTCGGAAATCTCCCTGAGAGGAGCGAGCAAATGGTGCGGGAGCTGAAAAAATTAGCTCCCCgcagctcctcctcgtccgcgAGACCGGAGTCCCAGGATTGCCCCGGAGCAGTGCGAGCGAGGCTGGGGCAGAGGAAGACGGCGCACAGGCGAGGTTGGGGCGGGGGTagacggtggcgccggcgcaggGCTGGAGAGCACTGGCGGCGTGGGCGAGGTGCAAGCAAGCGCGGGACGCCGTCGGCGCAGGCAAGTGGGATGAGCGCGGGATGCCGACGGGATCAGGCGCGGGGCTGGAGAGCGTCGGCG from Setaria italica strain Yugu1 chromosome VII, Setaria_italica_v2.0, whole genome shotgun sequence includes the following:
- the LOC101765346 gene encoding peroxidase 5, giving the protein MTRKRCYLRFATLLAGLLSAAACLDFGFYDRMCPAAETIVQQTVADAFRNNSGVAPALIRLHFHDCFVRGCDGSVLIDSTTNPNNTAEKDAPPNNPSLRFFDVIDRAKAAVEAQCPGVVSCADILAFAARDSVVLSGGLGYQLPAGRRDGRISRDTDALNDLPPPFFNATQLADSFASKNLTVEDLVVLSGAHTIGVSHCSSFAGVPDNPADRLYNFSSPEKIDPALSKAYAFLLKSICPSNSSQFFPTTTTLMDLITPDKLDNKYYVGLTNNLGLFISDAALLTNATMKALVDSFVRSEATWKAKFARSMLKMGQIGVLTGTQGEIRRNCRVVNPAPRTAAGVHRVVAGSDSSGFTGVAAS